The following are from one region of the Vitis riparia cultivar Riparia Gloire de Montpellier isolate 1030 chromosome 9, EGFV_Vit.rip_1.0, whole genome shotgun sequence genome:
- the LOC117922312 gene encoding periodic tryptophan protein 2: MNFRFQNLLGAPYRGGNVVVSNNTLLISSVGNRISVTDLLKSQTQTLPTQSSSNIARIAVSPDGNFLLAVDDRNRCLFINLPRRIVLHRISFKKPVSAIRFSPDAALIAVATGKLLQIWRSPGFKKDFFAFELVRTFADCDDKVTALDWSPDSNYVLAGSKDLTVRLFCLKKFDKELTALNKPFLFLGHRDSIVGAFFGVDNKTNRVCKAYTITRDCYIFSWGYSDNEGKVEELGGEDSEPPSPGTPEKGSDRDGKGGLVPNVGMRVKKRKGFDDIGGDLVEECGNLLHKGKWELLRKDNFSQAPAKLTTCDYHRGLDLVVVGFSNGVFGLYQMPDFVCIHLLSISREKITTAVFNDLGNWLTFGCAKLGQLLVWEWRSESYILKQQGHYFDVNCLAYSPDSQLLATGADDNKVKVWTVSSGFCFVTFSEHTNAVTALHFMSNNNCLLSASLDGTVRAWDLFRYRNFRTFTTPSSRQFVSLASDQSGEVICAGTLDSFEIFVWSMKTGRLLDILSGHEGPVHGLMFSPTNAILASSSWDKTVRLWDVFEGKGAVETFNHTHDVLTVVYRPDGKQLACSTLDGQIHFWDPIDGLLMYTIEGRRDIAGGRLMTDRRSAANSSSGKCFTSLCYSADGSYILAGGSSKFICMYDIADQVLLRRFQITHNLSLDGVLDVLNSKNMTEAGPLDLIDDDNSDVEEGIDKQTRGKLGYDLPGSMPNHGRPVIRTKCLRIAPTGRGWAAATTEGVLVYSMDESFIFDPTDLDIDVTPEAVDAALSEGQPSRALILSLRLNEDTLIKKCIFAVSPVDIPAVASSVPLRYLQRLIEAFADLLESCPYLEFILRWCQELCKAHGHSIQQNSRNLLPSLKSLQKAMARLHQDLADTCSSNEYLLRYLCTTGTKK, from the exons ATGAATTTCAGGTTTCAAAACCTCCTGGGAGCTCCGTACAGAGGTGGAAACGTCGTCGTTTCGAACAACACTCTCCTCATCTCTTCCGTTGGCAACCGTATCTCCGTCACCGATCTCCTAAAATCCCAAACCCAAACTCTCCCTACACAGTCCTCCTCCAACATCGCCCGCATCGCCGTCTCTCCTGACGGCAATTTCCTCCTCGCCGTCGACGACCGCAACCGCTGCCTGTTCATCAACCTCCCCCGCCGCATCGTCCTGCACCGCATCTCCTTTAAAAAGCCCGTCTCCGCCATCCGGTTCAGCCCCGACGCTGCCCTCATCGCCGTCGCCACCGGAAAATTGCTCCAAATTTGGCGCTCTCCCGGGTTCAAGAAGGACTTTTTCGCATTTGAATTGGTTCGGACTTTTGCTGACTGTGATGATAAGGTCACTGCGCTGGATTGGAGCCCTGATTCGAATTACGTGCTCGCTGGCTCGAAAGATTTGACAGTGAGGTTATTTTGTTTGAAGAAATTTGATAAAGAATTGACTGCTTTGAATAAGCCTTTCTTGTTTTTAGGGCATAGAGATTCAATAGTTGGTGCATTTTTTGGCGTGGATAATAAAACGAATAGGGTTTGTAAGGCTTATACGATTACAAGAGATTGCTATATATTTAGTTGGGGTTATAGCGACAATGAAGGTAAGGTTGAGGAATTGGGTGGGGAAGATTCAGAGCCCCCCTCTCCAGGTACCCCGGAGAAGGGGTCGGATAGGGATGGGAAAGGTGGTTTGGTGCCAAATGTTGGAATGAGGGTGAAGAAAAGGAAGGGTTTTGATGATATTGGTGGTGATTTGGTAGAAGAGTGTGGTAATTTGTTGCATAAAGGAAAATGGGAGCTGTTGAGGAAGGATAATTTTAGTCAGGCGCCTGCTAAGTTGACCACCTGTGATTATCATCGGGGGCTTGATCTTGTGGTTGTGGGGTTCTCAAATGGTGTGTTTGGGCTGTATCAGATGCCTGATTTTGTGTGCATTCATTTGTTGTCAATATCCAGAGAGAAGATCACAACGGCAGTTTTTAATGACCTTGGAAATTGGTTGACATTTGGATGTGCAAAGCTTGGGCAATTGCTTGTGTGGGAATGGCGATCAGAGAGTTATATACTAAAACAGCAAGGACATTACTTTGATGTGaattgtcttgcatattctccGGATTCGCAGCTCTTGGCAACCGGAGCAGATGATAATAAAGTCAAG GTGTGGACTGTTTCCTCTGGTTTTTGCTTCGTAACATTCTCTGAGCACACAAATGCAGTCACTGCATTACATTTTATGTCTAATAACAATTGTCTGTTAAGTGCGTCTCTGGATGGGACTGTTCGTGCTTGGGATTTATTTCGATATCGGAATTTTAGGACATTTACAACCCCTTCTTCCAGGCAATTTGTTTCTTTGGCTTCTGATCAGAGTGGTGAAGTTATCTGTGCTGGAACTTTAGATTCATTTGAG atttttgtttgGTCAATGAAGACGGGCCGCTTGTTGGATATTCTTAGCGGTCATGAAGGTCCTGTTCATGGGTTGATGTTTTCTCCTACAAAT GCAATCTTAGCTTCATCTTCATGGGACAAGACTGTTCGATTGTGGGATGTTTTTGAAGGAAAGGGTGCTGTTGAAACATTTAACCACACACATGATGTTCTTACAGTTGTTTACCGTCCGGATGGAAAGCAATTAGCTTGCAGCACATTAGATGGGCAAATCCATTTCTGGGATCCAATTGATGGTTTGTTAATGTACACAATAGAAGGCCGTAGAGACATTGCTGGAGGACGTCTCATGACTGACCGTAGATCTGCAGCCAACTCCAGTTCAGGGAAGTGCTTCACAAGCTTATGTTATTCTGCTGATGGGAGTTACATATTAGCTGGAGGAAGTAGCAAATTCATTTGTATGTATGATATTGCTGATCAG GTATTGCTGCGTAGGTTTCAAATAACCCACAATCTCTCTTTGGATGGAGTTCTTGATGTCTTGAACTCAAAGAATATGACAGAAGCTGGGCCTCTGGATTTAATTGATGATGATAATAGCGATGTAGAAGAAGGCATTGATAAACAAACACGGGGAAAGTTAGGTTATGATTTACCTGGATCCATGCCTAATCATGGTCGGCCTGTTATCCGAACAAAATGCCTGAGAATTGCACCGACTGGCCGGGGTTGGGCAGCTGCAACAACAGAGGGTGTTCTAGTTTATTCAATGGATGAATCATTTATCTTTGATCCTACTGATCTTGATATAGATGTTACACCAgag GCAGTTGATGCAGCTCTAAGTGAAGGTCAACCCAGCAGAGCTTTAATTCTCAGCCTCCGTTTAAATGAAGATACTCtaattaaaaaatgcatttttgctGTCAGTCCTGTAGATATACCAGCTGTTGCTTCATCGGTTCCTTTGAGATATTTGCAGAGGTTGATTGAGGCATTCGCGGATCTTCTAGAAAGCTGCCCCTACTTGGAATTTATCCTTCGATGGTGTCAG GAACTCTGTAAAGCCCATGGTCACTCCATTCAACAGAATTCCAGAAATCTGCTTCCTTCTCTAAAATCCTTGCAGAAGGCCATGGCCAGATTGCATCAGGATTTGGCAGATACATGTTCTTCCAATGAATATTTACTAAGATATTTATGTACTACTGGCACCAAAAAATGA
- the LOC117921730 gene encoding uncharacterized protein LOC117921730, with translation MVGECPSPRGFDHTKKSRSKTLLKQKEDESEWEETRCPICWEHPHNAVLLRCSSHKKGCRPYMCNTSDHHSNCLNNFHRTFSKKVEIGDRPSGKKATHVKCPMCRGKINGWKVVQPARCFMNSKPRSCPCEGCDFRGNYSQLRLHARSEHPFARPAEANPQLVREWARRVSERDLQDALNVLESESESELSYGDFVVL, from the coding sequence ATGGTTGGGGAATGTCCTTCCCCTCGAGGCTTTGACCACACAAAGAAGTCCAGAAGTAAAACCCTTTTGAAGCAAAAGGAGGATGAGAGTGAATGGGAAGAAACTAGGTGCCCCATCTGTTGGGAACACCCCCATAATGCTGTCCTCCTACGTTGTTCTTCCCACAAGAAGGGTTGTCGTCCCTACATGTGTAATACCAGCGACCACCATTCCAACTGTCTTAACAACTTTCATCGGACATTTTCCAAGAAAGTAGAGATAGGCGATCGACCCTCTGGGAAGAAAGCGACACATGTTAAATGTCCCATGTGTCGAGGAAAAATTAATGGTTGGAAAGTGGTGCAGCCGGCTCGGTGCTTCATGAACTCTAAACCAAGGAGTTGTCCTTGCGAAGGATGTGATTTCAGAGGGAATTATTCACAGCTCCGGCTACATGCAAGGTCAGAACACCCTTTTGCTCGGCCTGCGGAGGCGAATCCGCAGCTTGTGCGTGAGTGGGCGAGGAGGGTGAGTGAAAGGGACCTTCAGGATGCATTGAACGTGCTTGAGAGTGAGAGTGAGTCGGAGCTTAGTTATGGCGATTTTGTCGTCTTATAA
- the LOC117921573 gene encoding monothiol glutaredoxin-S15, mitochondrial translates to MARSLSNALLKGISSFPSARFGTMVSGSIFQNGMRYSTSVPNDPDTHDDFKSTNKLESSGLALQDIVEQDVKDNPVMIYMKGVPDVPRCGFSSLAVRVLKEYNVPLSARNILEDPELKIAVKKFSHWPTFPQIFIKGEFIGGSDIILNMHQTGELKEKLKDVSAPQEKSE, encoded by the exons ATGGCAAGGTCACTATCTAACGCACTCTTGAAGGGCATCTCCAGTTTTCCATCTGCTCGATTCGGTACAATG GTTTCTGGATCCATTTTCCAAAATGGAATGAGGTACTCAACTAGTGTGCCCAATGATCCTGACACACATGATGATTTCAAATCCACTAATAAGCTTGAAAGTTCAGGGCTTGCTTTACAAGATATTGTTGAGCAG GATGTTAAAGACAACCCTGTGATGATCTACATGAAAGGGGTGCCTGATGTGCCTCGATGTGGATTCAGCTCACTAGCAGTAAGAGTGTTGAAAGAATACA ATGTTCCTTTGAGTGCTAGAAATATTTTGGAAGACCCTGAGCTGAAGATTGCTGTAAAAAAATTCAG CCACTGGCCCACATTTCCACAAATATTCATAAAGGGGGAGTTCATAGGGGGATCTGATATTATTCTCAACATGCACCAG ACTGGAGAACTGAAGGAAAAGCTCAAAGACGTCTCGGCACCCCAGGAAAAGTCCGAATGA